Part of the Paenibacillus sp. YPG26 genome, TCGATGTCGTAATGGGGCTTGAGAACCGGATTATTTATGACTTGTGTGACGTTGCAGAAGGACGCTGCCGGTTGAATCAAGCGCTTGTGAAGGACAAGCGTTTCGATGAACTATATATGCTTCCCGCAGCCCAGACCAAGGATAAGAATGCCGTATCCCCGGAACAGGTACGGGATATCATTCTGGAACTGAAGAAAGAGTATGAATATGTGATTATCGATTGTCCTGCAGGGATTGAGCAGGGCTTCAAGAATGCAATAGCCGGTGCGGACCAGGCCATTGTGGTTACGACTCCGGAGCATGCAGCCGTCAGGGATGCGGACCGGATTATTGGACTTTTGGAGAGCTCGCACATCAAATCACCCAAGCTGGTGGTCAACCGGATTCGGGTGAATATGGTTAAATCGGGAGATATGCTGGATATTGAGGGGATTCTTCAAGTTCTGAATATTGATCTGATCGGGATTGTGCCTGATGATGAGCTTGTTATTAAAGCGGCGAATACTGGAGAACCTACGGTTATGAATCCGGATTCCAAAGCAGCGATTGCTTACCGCAATATCGCCCGGCGTATACTGGGTGACACAGTTCCCCTCATGCAGCTGGACCAGAAAAAAGGCGCATTTACGCGTTTTAAGAAGTTTTTTGGCATGGGCTAACCCCAGCTTGGCTTGTAAGCCTAATATCTATCTCAACATACCGGAGTATGAAGTGGTCTGCAGACTTTGTGCAGCTTCCTTCGTACCCGGTTTTTTGCTGTTCAAGGCTGGTCTGTTCATATTTAGCGGGCTCTTCTCATATGATGGAACAAGCTATATATTATACAAGCCGCAAAGGGGAGTAGCGCTATGGACTTGAAGTCAGGTGTGAAAAAGCGCAGAGAAGAGCGGATCGGACAACTCTTAGCCGCTCCAATGGATCATTCCATGCTTGGTAAGCCGCTATGGGAGGCATCTGAACATCCCTCCTCCTATGAGATACAGGAACCTGTTATCGAAACCAACCGTACCCATGTCCCCGAATATCAGGAGCCTGACCCTGAAAGGGTATGGAAACAGAATAGTGCCAGGTGGGCCTATGACATAGAGACCAATTCAAGAGATTCAAGAGATCCAAAAGATTCAGGCAGGGGCAATCCTCCTGGAACAGTCTCCTTTTGGAAAATGCTCTTTCTGCGTGCTTTGATTAGTAGCATGATATTTGGAGCGTTATGGGGCATTTATCGTTATGAGCCTGAATGGTCGCTTCCTATCCGTCAATTTGTTGACAAGACGTTTACCGAGGAAATTGACTTTGGGGCCGCGCAGGTCTGGTATAACGAACATTTCGGGGGGGCGCCTTCCTTTATTCCTATCTTCGGTCAAAATAAGGACAAGGGCCAGAAAGTGCAGAGCCAGCAGATCTTCTTCTCTCCGATGGAGGGAACGGTCATTCTGCCGTTTGCTTTGAATTTGGAAGGAATTGAGGTTCTTCCCCCTGCGGCAAAGCTTAAATCCGGTGAGTCACAGGTGAGCAGCGTTGAAACCGGCCGTGTCACGGAGGTTACCCAAGACGTGAACACCGGACTGACTGTACATATACAGCATCCAGGTGGGTATTATTCAATATACGGACATCTGAGCAGTGCCAATGTCCAGCAGGGGGACTGGGTTGAAGGGGGAGAAGCAGTAGGCAGCCTAAGAAGCCCGGAGGCAGGAACTCCGAAAGCTTTGTATTTTGCTTTGAAGAAAGACGGCCAGTATATCGACCCGTCTGACGTGGTGCCTTTTGATTAGATTCGCGGGTATCCAGTTCTCCGTACACCCCTTATTTGTAATTATTATGCTGGCCTCCGTCCTGACTGGCCGATTTCTTGAGCTGATCGCCCTCTTCGGCATCGTCTTTGTACATGAACTAGGTCATGTCGCCGCAGCAAGATGGTTCGGAATTCCCGTAGTATCGGTAACCCTGCTTCCCTTTGGCGGTAATGCCGTTATGGAGGACAACGGGAATGTTACAGCAGGCAAGGAGATTATCATCGCACTGGCAGGACCTTTTCAAAACCTGGTCTTAATTGGAATCACCCTACTTCTGCACCAGAGCGCAGTTTGGGAAGGAGCATTCCCGGTTTATTTTATAGAGTGTAATATCCTGATAGCCTTGTTTAATTTGCTGCCAATTCTGCCCCTAGATGGGGGGAAGATCAGCCAAGCCCTATGCAGCCTGTCATTGTCCTATCATTCCACCATCCTGTGGTGCACCCGGGTGAGTGTACTGTTCAGCGTGCTTGTAATTATATATGCGGTAGGTCCGTGGCTTGTGGGGGGGGCTCTCCAGCTTAACCTGCTGCTGATCGGCAGCTTTCTGTTGTATTCCAATCTGACCGATTACCGGAATGTCCATTACAGGTTTCTCCGTTTCTTAATGAACCGGGATCAATCATTCTCACAGCATTTGATTCAAGGCAGTCTCGTACAGCCTATAATTGCAGAACCATCGAAACCTTTGGACCGGATACTGCGTCTATTAAGACGAGAGAAGTATCATTTCATCTATGTGATGAACCATAAGGGCGAGATTATGGCGGTTGTGCCGGAACAGAAGGTTATTGCCTCTTATTTGACGGGGAGACTGGACCACTGAGCCTGATTTCCATGATATAATTTGATGACAACAGTTCGGCAGAGCGTAAGCAGGGGTGAGTACATGAAGCAGATGATTGTTCGCTGCGAGCCGGGCTCTACACAGATGGCACTGCTGGAGCATGGCAGACTTGTGGAGTTCGCGGTTGAGCGTTCTGAAGAAAGCGGTGTTGTAGGCAGCCTGTTCAAAGGGCGCGTAATTAATGTGATCCCGGGTATGCAGGCGGCTTTTGTCGATATAGGACAGAAGAAGAATGCATTCCTTTATATTGACGACGTACTGCATCCTCATTTAGAGAAGCAGCCCAAGGTCAAGCCTTCCATTACAGAGCTGCTTAAGGTTGGACAAGAGCTTATTGTTCAGGTTGTAAAAGATGCGCTGGGAACGAAAGGTGCCCGGGTAACTACGCATTATTCACTGCCGGGAAGATGGATCGTCTATATGCCCATTTCCGGGTATGTTGCTGTATCCAAGCGGATTGAGAGAGAAAGTGAGAGGAACCGCCTCAGACAGCTTGGAGAAGAGCTTCGCCAGGAAGAAGAGGGGCTGATCATACGGACCGTAGCGGAGAATGAACAGGCTGAAGCGATTGAGGAAGATTTGGAATTTCTGCGCACGCAGTGGACAGCTGTTCTGGACAGGGCAGGGAAAGTTCAAGTCCCGGCTCTCCTTCATCAGGATTTGAGCATGGTTCAGCGGTTAATGAGAGATGTATATATTCCCCAGTCCGGGGAGCTGATTCTCGATAACAAGCAGCAGGCGGAAGAAGCGGTCTCCTTCCTGGAAGGAATGCTGCAGGGGGAACTTCCCAAGGTACATGAATACAAGGATGACAAGCCGATCTTCGAGGCTTACGGCATTCAGCATCAGCTTAACAAGGACTTCCAGCGCAAGACCTGGCTGCCTGGCGGCGGATATCTGATATGGGACCGGACCGAGGCCTTGACTGTAATTGATGTGAATACGGGTAAATTCACAGGGACGGACAATCTTGAGGATACCGTATTTCAGACTAATCTGGAGGCTGCGGCTGAAATTGCAAGACTGCTTCGTCTGCGCGATACCGGCGGTATTGTTATTATTGACTTCATTGACATGGAGATTGAAGAGCACCGCAGCCGTGTGCTTCATATGCTTGAGGATAAGATGAGACCTGATCGGACCCAGCACCATATTCTCGGCTGGACGAAGCTTGGTCTGCTTGAACTGACCCGGAAGAAAATGCGCGAAGGCAGCGGGGCCCATTGGGATGTATGCTCAGTATGTCAGGGGACGGGCAGAGTGAAACGATAGAATAATGGGAAGAAAGTATTGATCTTCGAGGATGTCCATGCTATTATAATTTAGTATGTGTCTTAAGTGAACTCTTCTGCACATGCTGTAACCG contains:
- the minD gene encoding septum site-determining protein MinD, yielding MGEAIVVTSGKGGVGKTTTSANIGTALALLGKKVCLVDTDIGLRNLDVVMGLENRIIYDLCDVAEGRCRLNQALVKDKRFDELYMLPAAQTKDKNAVSPEQVRDIILELKKEYEYVIIDCPAGIEQGFKNAIAGADQAIVVTTPEHAAVRDADRIIGLLESSHIKSPKLVVNRIRVNMVKSGDMLDIEGILQVLNIDLIGIVPDDELVIKAANTGEPTVMNPDSKAAIAYRNIARRILGDTVPLMQLDQKKGAFTRFKKFFGMG
- a CDS encoding M23 family metallopeptidase; amino-acid sequence: MKKRREERIGQLLAAPMDHSMLGKPLWEASEHPSSYEIQEPVIETNRTHVPEYQEPDPERVWKQNSARWAYDIETNSRDSRDPKDSGRGNPPGTVSFWKMLFLRALISSMIFGALWGIYRYEPEWSLPIRQFVDKTFTEEIDFGAAQVWYNEHFGGAPSFIPIFGQNKDKGQKVQSQQIFFSPMEGTVILPFALNLEGIEVLPPAAKLKSGESQVSSVETGRVTEVTQDVNTGLTVHIQHPGGYYSIYGHLSSANVQQGDWVEGGEAVGSLRSPEAGTPKALYFALKKDGQYIDPSDVVPFD
- a CDS encoding M50 family metallopeptidase, which gives rise to MIRFAGIQFSVHPLFVIIMLASVLTGRFLELIALFGIVFVHELGHVAAARWFGIPVVSVTLLPFGGNAVMEDNGNVTAGKEIIIALAGPFQNLVLIGITLLLHQSAVWEGAFPVYFIECNILIALFNLLPILPLDGGKISQALCSLSLSYHSTILWCTRVSVLFSVLVIIYAVGPWLVGGALQLNLLLIGSFLLYSNLTDYRNVHYRFLRFLMNRDQSFSQHLIQGSLVQPIIAEPSKPLDRILRLLRREKYHFIYVMNHKGEIMAVVPEQKVIASYLTGRLDH
- a CDS encoding Rne/Rng family ribonuclease, coding for MKQMIVRCEPGSTQMALLEHGRLVEFAVERSEESGVVGSLFKGRVINVIPGMQAAFVDIGQKKNAFLYIDDVLHPHLEKQPKVKPSITELLKVGQELIVQVVKDALGTKGARVTTHYSLPGRWIVYMPISGYVAVSKRIERESERNRLRQLGEELRQEEEGLIIRTVAENEQAEAIEEDLEFLRTQWTAVLDRAGKVQVPALLHQDLSMVQRLMRDVYIPQSGELILDNKQQAEEAVSFLEGMLQGELPKVHEYKDDKPIFEAYGIQHQLNKDFQRKTWLPGGGYLIWDRTEALTVIDVNTGKFTGTDNLEDTVFQTNLEAAAEIARLLRLRDTGGIVIIDFIDMEIEEHRSRVLHMLEDKMRPDRTQHHILGWTKLGLLELTRKKMREGSGAHWDVCSVCQGTGRVKR